Genomic DNA from Gemmatimonadota bacterium:
GTGAGCAGCCCCAGCGTGCGCGCATCGCCGTCCAGGACGTCTCCGGCGAAGACCGGCAACAGCACGGTATACGGAATCCCGACCATGGACAGCCCCGCCAGCAGCAACAGCAACGCCCGGATGGGCGCGAACCCGGCCGCGTAGCGCCACCCGTCCAGGAGGCTCCCCAGAATGGAGCCTCTCGCCGCCGCCGGCTGACGCGGAACCCGCACGGTGGCGAGCGCCACCAGCACCGCGGTGAAGCTGAGCGCGTTGATCAGGAAGACCGGTCCCTCCCCGACGATGCCGATCAGGACGCCGGCGATGGAGGGGCCGACCAGGCGCGCCGCATTGAACATCGCCGAGTTGAGCGCGATGGCGTTGGGGAGGTCCTCCGGATGCTCGACAAGACTGATGAGCATGGACTGACGCGCCGGAATGTCGACGCCCGAGATGATGCCCGACGCCAACGAAAACGCGATGAGGTGCCAGATCTCGATCCGGTCCAGCAACACAAGGGTGGCCAGCAACAGGGCCAGGCCCATGGACAGCGATTGGGCCGCGACCACCAACCGGTAACGGCTCCAGCGATCGGCAGCGGCGCCGGCCAGCGGCGCCAGGAAGAGCGACGGGATCTGGCTGGTGAAGGCCATGATGCCCAGGAGCACCGAGGAGCCGGTGAGGCGGTAGACCAGCCAGGCCATGCCGACCTGCTGCATCCACGTCCCCACCAAGGAGACACCCTGACCGGCGAGGAAGACGCGGAGATTGCGTCCGCGCAGGGAGCGCAGGGCGAAACTCAGCCGGTCCAGCAACGAGCGGGACTCCCGGTCCACGGGGTGCGTCGTGGCGGGGCGGAAGCGCCCCGGAGACGCAGCAGTATAGCCCCCGGGGGAATCCCGGTCAGTGCCTACCGACCGTCACTTGCTCCCGCCCATCGGGGCCCAGCACGTTCGGGTTGCCGCACGACTGGCCCGAGTCCTTTCACGGAGGTGCGATGAACCGCGCGTCGCTGCCCGTCCTGACCGTTCTGCTTACTGCCTCTGCGGCCGGACTCGCAGGGCAGGACCACGACCCGAACTACCTGGCGACGTTCTCGATCATCGCGCGCGATCCCGCCACGGGTGAGTTGGGGATGGGAGTGCAGTCGAAAGCGTTCGCGGCCGGGAATCGTGCCATGCACGCCAAAGGCGGCGTGGCCATCGTCGCCCACCAGGCCAGTGCCAACCCCATGTACGGCGGCGTCGGCATCGAGCTCATCGAGGCCGGCTATTCGCCGCGGGAAGCGTTGGACATGATGGTGGCCAGCGACGAAGGACGGGACCGTCGCCAGGTGGCCATCCTCGACATGCAGGGTCGGTCGGCCGCCTGGACGGGAACCGGCGCCAACGACTGGAAGGGACACCACTGCGGGGTGGGCTACTGCGCGCAGGGCAACATCCTGCTGGGCCCTGAGGTGGTCGAGGCCATGGCGCGCTCGTTCGAAGGATCCCAAGGCCCCCTGGCGGAGCGCTTGCTCGCTGCGCTGGACGCCGCTCAGGCAGCGGGTGGCGACGCCCGTGGCATGCAGTCCGGGGCGCTGCTGGTGGTGCGCCCCCGCGTGAATGGAGGCTACAGCGATCGTGCAGTGGACCTCCGCGTCGACGACCACCCCCGCCCCCTCGTGGAGCTGCGCCGGATCCTGCGACTGCAGCGCTCCGGGGAGACCATCACGGACGCGAATCGGCGGCTCGCGGCGGGGGACGCGGAGGGCGCCCTGGCTGCGGCCGAGCGCGCCTGCGAGCTGGCGCCGACCAACGACAACGCCTGGGTGGCCCTGGCCAACATACACCTGAGCGCGGGACGGAGAGCGGAGACGCTGGATGCGCTCCGCCGGGCGGTCGAGTTGAACCCGGGTCGCAAGCGGACGCTTCCCCGGGACCGGAACTTCGAGGACCTGTTCAACGACCCGGACTTCCAGCGGATCGTCGGCTCATGAAGCGGTACGACCGCGCCTACTACGAACACTGGTACCGGAATCCCGCCTACCGCATCGGGTCGGCGGCCGTGCTCAAGCGCAAAGTGTCGCTCGCGGTGGCGCTGGCCGAGTGGGTCATCGATCGCCCGATCAAGAGCGTTCTCGATGTGGGATGCGGGGAGGGACGATGGCAGCCGGTGCTGTATCGCCTGAGACCCAAGGCCAGCTACCTGGGGATCGATTCCAGCGAGTACGCCATCGAGCGCTACGGCGGCCGCAGGAACCTCCGCCTGGGGACGTTCGAAGAGTTGGGCCAGCATGTCTTCGACCGCCCCTTCGACCTGGTGGTCTGTTCGGACGTGCTCCACTACTTGACCCGTTCCCAGCTCGTCCAGGGGCTGGAGGCGCTGGTGCCACTGGTCGGGGGCGTGGCCTTGCTGGAGGCGTTCACCAGCGAGGACGACATCGAAGGCGACCATCACGACTTCCAGCGACGTTCGGCGGCCACCTACCGCCGGCTCTTCAGCGATGCCGGCCTCGTGCCCTGCGGCATGCAATCCTACGTCCGAGCGGATCGGGCCGTGGACCTGACGGCGCTGGAGTTGGGGCTCTGAGCCTCGCCGGGCCGGAAGGAGCGGGGCGAGGGTGCGGCTGAGAGGGCCCAGGCGCGGTGCATCGACGCAACGGATGTTTCCCGGGGAGTGTCCCCATTGCGGGTAACCCGCCTTGCCACGAGGTTCCCTGGCGCCGGATCGATCCGGCGTATTTTCCTCGCTTGAAGGATGGGCGTACTATGACGTACGAACGCCCCGAACTCGAGGTGTTCGGTGGGCTCCGCGACCTGACCCAGGTGGGACATTCAGGGGCCGGAGACATGTGCACCGTCATCAGCGCAGGCCGTGGGAAGGCGGTTGGCAACCCACACTGCCAGGGCGGCGGCACCGGGACCACCGGCCGGTCCTAGACCGGTCGTGGTGACGATGAAGCACGGGGCCCCGGCTCAGCCGGGGCCTCTTCGTTTCAGCCCCCCTACGCGGTAGGCCGAAGCCGGCAGGACGGGCGCCCCTCCTTCCCCTCTCACCGAGTGGCGCCGACCCGCGCAGAACCGCCATGTTCGGGGCGAACCCGTCGATTCCTCCCGCTGGAACCCCATCGTGCGTGCCGTCCGCCTTCTCCTCCTGCTCTGCTCCATCCCGCTGGCCCTGGAAGGGCAGCTGCCGACGCCCGAGTCCGTCCTGGGCTTCCGGCCGGGCGCCGACTTCAAGCTGGCCACCTACGAGCAGTCGGTGGACTACTTCCAGCGGTTGGACGCTGCTTCCGACCGGATCACCATGCTACGGGTCGGGCGCACGTCCTTCGGGCGCGACTGGTGGATCGCCTTGGTCTCGAGCCCGGAGAACCTCGCCCAGGTCGATCGTTTCCGAGCGATCGCCGACCGCCTGGCCCACCCCGAGACGTTGACGGATGACAGTGCTCGGGCGTTGGCCTTGGAGGGGAAGGCCATCGTCGACATCAGCGGCGGGCTGCACGCCAGCGAGGTGGCTGGCGCGCAGCAGATGATCCAGTTGGCCTACGATCTGGTGTCGGGGGAGGATGCCCGAACGGTCGCCATCCGGGATCAGGTCATCGCGGTGCTCTGGCCCTCGCTCAATCCGGACGGCCAGACCCTGATCGCGGACTGGTACATGGGCAACGTGGGCACGCCCTACGAAGTGTCCGCCATGCCCTGGCTCTACCAGAAATACGTGGGCCATGACAACAACCGCGACTCCTACATGGTGAACATGGTGGAGTCCCGCGTGCTGGCGCGCGTGTGGCAGGACTGGGATCCCCAGATCATCCACGTGCACCACCAGAGTGCGCCCGTTCCCACGCGCATCTGGCTTCCGCCCTTCGCCGAACCCATCGCGACTCAAGCGCCTCCGCTGATGTCGCGAACCGTGAACACGCTGGGCATGACCATCGCCCAGATGTTGGAGGCGCGAGGCTTGCCCGGTGCCGTCCACATGGGAACGGGCTTCGATGCCTGGTATCCCGGCTACGTCGACTACATGCCGCTTCTACAGAACCAGGCGGCCTTCTGGACGGAGACGGCGCTCTACCGCTACGCCACGCCGCACTTCTACACGCTGCAGGAGTTTCCGCAGGGTCGGCGGGACCTGCGCGCGGAATCGCTCTACCCCAGTCCCTGGGAAGGGGGCTGGTGGCGACTGGGCGACGCCGTCGAGTACATGCGGGTCGCCTCCCTGGCCGTGCTGGACTATGCGGCCAAGTATCGCGAGGACGTGCTCTACAATCGCTATCAATCGGGCCGGGATCAGATCAGGAAGTACCGGTCCACTGCACCCTACGGCTACATCGTTCCTCAGCAGCAGCATGACCCCGTGGCGGCTGTGGAGCTCTTGCGCCGGCTCGCGTTCAACGGCTTGCGCGTGCATCAACTGAGCGCGGCGGCCGAACAAGAAGGCATCCGCTACCCAGCGGGCACCTGGGTCGTGGCCACCGATCAGGAGTTCGGCGAGCTGGCGAGGCAGGTCTTGTCGGTGCAAGCGTACCCCGACCTGCGTGAGTATCCCGATGGCCCGCCCGAGCAGCCCTATGACGCGGCCGGATGGACGCTGCCCTATCAGATGGGGGTACGGGTGATCACCGCCTCCCAACCCCTCTCCGACGACTTCCGGGCCAGCATGACTGCGGCGAGCAGCGAGCCGCTCGCCTGGGACGCGGACGTGGAGGACGCAGCCCCCTTCGATCGCGTGCCCGGCGTTGGGTTCGACACCAATCCCGTGGCGGCTGCCATCGTTCCGCCAGCCGGTCGCCTTTCGGGCTCAGGGCCGGCTCTGTTGCTCGATCCGGCTCAGAACAACAGCTATCGCGCGCTCAACGCGGCCTGGGAGGCGGGCGCGAGTGTGCACCTCAGTC
This window encodes:
- a CDS encoding DUF1028 domain-containing protein codes for the protein MNRASLPVLTVLLTASAAGLAGQDHDPNYLATFSIIARDPATGELGMGVQSKAFAAGNRAMHAKGGVAIVAHQASANPMYGGVGIELIEAGYSPREALDMMVASDEGRDRRQVAILDMQGRSAAWTGTGANDWKGHHCGVGYCAQGNILLGPEVVEAMARSFEGSQGPLAERLLAALDAAQAAGGDARGMQSGALLVVRPRVNGGYSDRAVDLRVDDHPRPLVELRRILRLQRSGETITDANRRLAAGDAEGALAAAERACELAPTNDNAWVALANIHLSAGRRAETLDALRRAVELNPGRKRTLPRDRNFEDLFNDPDFQRIVGS
- a CDS encoding M14 family metallopeptidase, translated to MRAVRLLLLLCSIPLALEGQLPTPESVLGFRPGADFKLATYEQSVDYFQRLDAASDRITMLRVGRTSFGRDWWIALVSSPENLAQVDRFRAIADRLAHPETLTDDSARALALEGKAIVDISGGLHASEVAGAQQMIQLAYDLVSGEDARTVAIRDQVIAVLWPSLNPDGQTLIADWYMGNVGTPYEVSAMPWLYQKYVGHDNNRDSYMVNMVESRVLARVWQDWDPQIIHVHHQSAPVPTRIWLPPFAEPIATQAPPLMSRTVNTLGMTIAQMLEARGLPGAVHMGTGFDAWYPGYVDYMPLLQNQAAFWTETALYRYATPHFYTLQEFPQGRRDLRAESLYPSPWEGGWWRLGDAVEYMRVASLAVLDYAAKYREDVLYNRYQSGRDQIRKYRSTAPYGYIVPQQQHDPVAAVELLRRLAFNGLRVHQLSAAAEQEGIRYPAGTWVVATDQEFGELARQVLSVQAYPDLREYPDGPPEQPYDAAGWTLPYQMGVRVITASQPLSDDFRASMTAASSEPLAWDADVEDAAPFDRVPGVGFDTNPVAAAIVPPAGRLSGSGPALLLDPAQNNSYRALNAAWEAGASVHLSRFGYAVTGLGSGVVDRLVRDYALQAARGAAAGAAVARPRIGLYRPWVASMDEGWTRWLFEQYGFAFTNVRPIELRAGDLNARHDVIILPSERVASLLDGHARGSVPARYAGGMGEVGVRNLDAFVRGGGTLVCLSSSADLCIDELHLPVENVVRGLDRQTFFSAGSILEVRTDTAHALMAGMPERSDVFFDRSPVFTTLDGFDGAVLAAYAPAGSPLRSGYLLGAERLQGQAALVDVRHGDGHVVLVGFRPQWRGQPAGTFRVLFNAALYHGEVASAAAGSEGFWTVPEGPTAEESRPARRR
- a CDS encoding MFS transporter; its protein translation is MDRESRSLLDRLSFALRSLRGRNLRVFLAGQGVSLVGTWMQQVGMAWLVYRLTGSSVLLGIMAFTSQIPSLFLAPLAGAAADRWSRYRLVVAAQSLSMGLALLLATLVLLDRIEIWHLIAFSLASGIISGVDIPARQSMLISLVEHPEDLPNAIALNSAMFNAARLVGPSIAGVLIGIVGEGPVFLINALSFTAVLVALATVRVPRQPAAARGSILGSLLDGWRYAAGFAPIRALLLLLAGLSMVGIPYTVLLPVFAGDVLDGDARTLGLLTSCAAAGALAGTLYLASRDSIVGLGRRIAQCCGLFGSGLILFSLARTPWLAGLMLVFAGFGVIVTTAGINTVLQTLTNDEMRGRVMSLYTVAFVGVGPIGSLTGGWLASQLGAPSTVALGGAGCLVLAAWFSRALPALRAAARPVLIERGVLPEVATGVSTATWFRPRT
- a CDS encoding class I SAM-dependent methyltransferase: MKRYDRAYYEHWYRNPAYRIGSAAVLKRKVSLAVALAEWVIDRPIKSVLDVGCGEGRWQPVLYRLRPKASYLGIDSSEYAIERYGGRRNLRLGTFEELGQHVFDRPFDLVVCSDVLHYLTRSQLVQGLEALVPLVGGVALLEAFTSEDDIEGDHHDFQRRSAATYRRLFSDAGLVPCGMQSYVRADRAVDLTALELGL